The sequence CAATCCCTCTTAATTTGTGTTTGCATCTTGCATTGCATGGTCATTGTTTGCTGTCAACTGTAAATTCCGTCAGGAATACTTCACACCAGATTCTACTCTGCAGTCACCAGTAATCACCACAGGAACAAGAACCATCTCTGAAGTGGTGAAAGCGGTTAGAGTCCCGCAGGATGATCAGCCTGCCCTCAATTGCAGAGATATACTTGAAAGCATTGTGACAATCTCCGCATACTCTGAGGTTTTTGATCACTCGGATAGGCCTCCCAACAGGAATATTTAGAATACCATAAGCAACAGCAAGCTTCTCGCTATGATACTTTAGCATGTGTTCCTTCTCTTCGTCCTCCACATCATGCAAAACCATTTCTGTAGCTGACACATAGCCAGCTTTCTTAATCCTCATGTCAAGGTCTTCCAGGAAAGCATATATCTTTTCCTTTTCGGGGTGCACACAGTCACCAACCGAGAAAGTGTGTACTTTGTTTTGTACTTCCATCCAACTGAATCCAGGCACTTTTTTCACACCGCGATCCTCCATCATAACTCTCATCTTCCCCACATCACGCCATTTGCCAGAAGATGCATATATATTTGAAAGCAAGACATACATGCCAGCATTTTCAGGCTCCAACTCAAATATTTTCTCAGCTGCACTCTTGCCTAGTTCGGAGTTGCGGTGGATCCTACTCGCACCAAGCAATGCACCCCACATGGTAGCGTCTGGCTCAAATGGCATGTCCTTCATAAGGCCCTGTGCTTCATCTAATCGACCAGCTCGTCCAAGCAAGTCTATCATACAAGTATAATGTTCAGGCTTCGCTGTCACACCGAAATCGCGGTGCATCGAATAAAAGTATGAAATGCCTTTCTCAACCAAGCCAGAATGACTACAAGCTGCAAGTACTCCAACCTGAAAGACAAAATCAACTGAAAACCTTAAGAAGAGCACAAGGAAACAAATGTATGAGTTCATTACTCTTACAGACTAGCTAAACTAGGTCGATTCTCTGAAGACTTTTATTGTAAAAGCTCTACCAAAAGCAAGTGAACTTGATGGAGATCTAATAAAATACTATTGACTAATAAAAAAGATCTACACAATTGAGCAGAAGTATCATTATAGACGAATTGGTTAGCTAGCAGCACTAATTCCCCATAAAGCACCTTTTCCAACAAATGGTCTTGGAAACAAAgttaactccgcctatgttgtctcaacatagccggtcccaagcccgggtaaaggaggagggttgtgataggcttggcgagccaacgtaaaaactcagccactcttatggagatgaaacccaaaagattttcgttggggcgtaaccctctcagcgacgcgccacatcggaacccgggtgtggtggaaaatgggcaagggccgggacgtcaccccccaagtggcgcgccgtatcttgatccggatacggtggcaagtgagcgaggatcgggtcgtcgcatccttagtggcgcgctacatcggcgcccggatgtagtggaaaatgagcaagggtcttcgcatttgactcgacgagtgcgaagggtaaggaagctagccgagcctaggaggattcgcttaggtagctggaacgtagggtctctgacagggaagcttcgggagctagttgatgcagcagtgaggagaggtgttgatatcctttgcgtccaagaaaccaaatggagaggacagaaggcgaaggaggtggaggataccggcttcaagctgtggtacacggggacggctgcaaacagaaatggcgtaggcatcttgatcaacaagagcctcaagtatggagtggtagacgtcaggatatatataggaagttagagttatggagacaaaccttggaatcgaaagggtttaggcttagtagaactaaaaccgagtacatgatgtgcggtttcagtactactagctgtgaggaggaggaggttagccttgatggccaggtggtacctcggaaggacacctttcggtatttggggtcaatgttgcaggaggatgggggtattgatgaagatgtgaaccatcgaatcaaagccggatggatgaagtggcgccaagcttctggcatgctctgtgacaagagagtgccacaaaagctaaaaggcaagttctacaggacggcggttcgacccgcaatgttgtatggcgcggagtgttggccgactaaaaggcgacatgttcaacagttaggtgtggcggagatgcgtatgttgagatggatgtgtggccacacgaggaaggatcgagtccggaatgatgatatacgagatagagttggggtagcaccaattgaggagaagcttgtccaacatcgtttgagatggtttgggcatattcagcgcaggcctccagaagctccagtgcatagcagacggctaaagcgtgcggagaatgtcaagagagggcggggtcgaccgattttgacatgggaggagtccgttaagagagacctgaaggattggagtatcgacaaagagctagctatggacaggggtgcgtggaagcttgctatccatgtgccagagccatgagttggttgcgagatcttatgggtttcacctctagcctaccccaacttgcttgggactaaaggctttgttgttgttgttgttgttgttgttggtcttGGAAACAAAGTTCAAGGAAGGACATTCTTACTAGAGTAATATCATCTGGCTTGGTTGATGTCGCTCTCATCATATCGAACACCTCAAGTGCTTCCTTGCCAAAACCATGACGTGCATAACCGGCGATCACAGTATTCCAAGAAACTGCATCCCTGTCCTCCATCTGCTCAAATGCATTTCGAGCATCCTCCATGTTTCCACATTTGAAGTACATAGCTAAGAGCGCATTCCCAACAAACCTACCCAACCCGTATCCAGCTTTAATCAACCTCCCATGCAGCTGCATTCCACACTCTAGTGCAGCAATGTCAGCACATGTGCTCAACAAACAAGCGAATGCTGACCTATTCACCCACTCACCGCACCGCCCCATTTTGATGAACAGCTGTAGGGTTTCCTCACTGAAACCACCTTGTGCGTATGCAGCCAACATTGCAGCCCAAGAGACTGCATCTTTCTGTGGCATCATGTCAAAAACTGCCCTTGCCTCATCCAACATCCCTGCCTGAGCATACCCTGTCAACATTGTGTTCCATGACGCCACATTCCTGCAAGGCATGATGTCAAACAGCTCCTTTGCTTTCTCCATCATCCTCCGCTGGACATAAGCTGCCACCATTGCATTCCATGACACTGGGTTCCTCTCAGGCATGGCATCAAACACCATCCGGGCATCCTCCAGCATTCCATTTTGCGCATACCCAGAAACTACTGCTGTCCATGTGAACACATCACGCACGGGTGCCATGTCGAACATCCTTCTTGCCTCCACCATATCCCCTCCCCTGGCATAACCTGAGACCATGGTGTTCCAGGAAACAACATCTCTTTGTGGCATCCTATCAAAAAGCTCCTGTGCTTCTGCCATCCGACCCAACTGCACATACCCAGCCATCAAGGCGTTCCAAGAAATGGCATCCCACTCTGTCCTTGAATTAAACAACTCCCTTGCTTCTTGAACCCGTCCATTCCGGACATAAGCAGCAAGCATGCCGTTCCATGAGACAGCATCCTTCTCCGGAGCAAGATCGAAGTACTTCCGTGCAAGAGAGACAAGTCCATGGTTGGCATGAGACGAGATCATGACGTTGTATGTCACTGAGTCCTTCACCGGCATTTGGTCGAACAGGCTACGGGCGTCAGTGAGGGACGATGAGACTGCAAGCGCATGGAGGAGAGTGTTGTAGGAGAATGTGTCCGGGCGTGGGATGGAGCGGAAGAGGGAGAGCGCGACAGGGAGGCGTCCATTGGAGGCATACCCGGCGAGCATGGCGTTGTAGGTGGAGGTGGAGCGGCTGGGCATGGCGTCAAATAGGCGCTCGGCCTCGCCGACGCGGCCGGCGCGCATGTGGACCGTGATGGCCTTGTTGCGCCGGATCACATCCGCATCGAGCTTTCCGGAGAAGGCTTCTCCGGCGGCTGGGGGGCGGTGGCTTCTCTGCCGCACGGCGGCGCGGAGATGGCGCGAAGGAAGCATCAGTTCTTATTTTATTTTGAAATGTTGTGCGTTTCGTTTAGGATCGCGTCGCACATGCAGACCCTTCTAAATGCAGCCTCCTTGCAGCAACCCTAGCTGATTCCATGTacccctccattcctaaatgtacGTCTTTCTATAGATTTTAATAAAAaattacatacagagcaaaatgaattAATCTATACtttaaatatgtctatatacattcatatgtagttcatagtgaaatttTTAAAAAGACTTAGGCCCCGTTTGATAACAAAGTATTTTTAAAGTATTCTAAGAATACTACAGTTTTTCAGATTACTGTAGTTTTATTTACAACAGGCTGTTTGGTTGGGTCTAAAAACTGTGGTTTCAATACTAGAGTATTTGCCAAACCATAGTATTTTCTCTGCATAATAAAAACAACCTCGGACCTCCTTTTTTTAAACTGAGCACAGTGAGAAAACGGGCATGTTTGCTTCCTCGTTCCCAAATGGCACAACTCGATACACTCAATTCAGCTTGGCTGCACGGTGCATCGTCGACACCGTCGTGGATGTTCCTGTGGACCGTCGTGACCCTTGACGGCGACGCTGAAGATGGCCGAGTGTTCCAGCCCACACGCAGACGGCAGCTTCGTTCCTGGTAGTTCAACTACCTCCCCTTTTGGTAACCTAGCTTTGTGCATGGCCATTCAAGTTTATGCATGCGACTGTCCGATTGGTTGTCCAGATGTGCAACGACCAGGAAGCTTGGTACGTACATGCGTGTTTGTAACTGGGAATAATTGCTAATTTATGTTTTACGTGAGCAACAAGCCAAACAGGTTTGCAGTATTCACAATACTCTAAAAATCTTCTGTATGTCAAAACTATGGTATCGTGTGCCTATAGGTTGTAGTTTTCAAATACTTTGGGTTTTCCAATACTTTACTATCAAACGGggccttatatttaggaacggaggaagtagaaaaTAAGAAAAACTCTAGCAAATCCTTTTTTACGTAGTACTGTACACACGGATGTTGATACATATGTACATACATTCATCCATATAAACGCATATACGCACATAATTCTTTtgtgagcacctccgagagactggaCAGACACATCATCTTAACATAATAATTCGAAAAAactaacacccacacgtgtggcatcttgcACATCGCTCACACGCCTTCATCACCATTTTtttttgccacgtatgaacagatgacatcagcaggaatttttttggtttttgattaaaatgttttatctcctaattaaaaaatcgaattaaaaatctgttttcaccataaaatccgtctcgacgagatcttcaaaactagacccatgTTGATATATTTCGACGAATTGTTTTTGCCccaaagttgccatgatgtttacactatagTTGTCATAGTGcttacactaaagttgccatgtgacaattttagtttatagagcatggcaattttagttttctgATGATGGTAAtttcagtactttgaccatgaaaattatttttttatgaacgatggcaattttaagtgcatgtattatggcaattttagtttatggttcatctcaagtctagtttcttaattctccattttatagtatatcaaaatttacttttaaatgtagaagaaaatagctgaaacatatcatggcaatttcagtgtaaacatcatggcaattcatgtgcaacaGACATGACAACTTTTAACCCCAAAAAATTTtcatcgaaatatattgatatgagatctagtttcgaagatctcgtcgcgagatatttaatgatgaaaacggattttcaatcggatttttcatttaaaagataaaacattttaaaaactaagAATCTAAAAAGATTcttacatgcatgcatgcggtgacgtaGCGCGGTCTGTGTGTTATAGGACGTGTGGGCGGGtttggctcccaccacacgtgtgaaCGTTAGCGTTGTCCTAATAATTTCATCATACACGCCTTTGTAGTCAACGGGATGTCTTCTCCCACTGAACGAACATCGCCAGAAAGTCTGAAATAAATTAAGGAAAATAcgagcaccaatgtcaagtctagAACTCAAACCCTAATGAGTTGGTTCCAGTACAAAGAACCTAGCCATCTAAACTAAGATCTTCACAACTTCctttaaaaaaatatttgagatGATAATTTTCTTTTTTAACATAATTCAAATACAGATGCTCAATACACTATGCATAATCATCCCTACGAAGGCATACACTTACACCCTGCCCCTATGAACACATCGAAAAGGTTCAGCCAACAAATCTTGCGACCGATGAAGTTGCCACATGCACTTTGTAATTGACGGGCACACTATATTGATGAACGAATATCACCGAAAAGTCttgaataaatccagaaaaatacgaTCACCCATGTCAACTGAGGACTTGAACTCGTTGGGTTGCTGAGCTATGCTCATTTTGCGAGGTGAAAGTTTCTAGTTCATGGGATTAGACCACATATGACATATCCATGATTTcttaaaattatactccctccgtctggaaatacatgtcggaaaaatggatgtatctagatgtattttagtttgggatacattcatttttatccatttatctgacaagtattttcgaacggagggagtagtacttttaTCTTTATATTGTTTCCCTTTCTTCCAACTTTTACTCTGGGTGGAGCAAGTCTCAGGATAAATGAGGAGCTGCTCGCGAGAGTGTCGTTTTGGCACATGGGAGCACGTGCTCCTAGTTTTTAAAATATATTttaaacatattttaaaatgtcaaaaaaattcaaacaaaaactCGGCGCGTATATCTCGATATTGTATATGCTCACAAAGTCGTTTCGCGGAAAACCAACAACTTATGTGTCGCGTGTGAAAGACAAAATTCGGTGTTAAAAAATGATTTTCACAAGACATcattttgtcttttttacacaagccacaaaaaatatTGGTTTTCTCCGAAACTTGACGTGCACACATATAATATCGAGATGTATGggccaaatttttgtttgaaatttttttcaCACTATAAAATATATTTTTCACATCCAGAAGCGCGCGCTTCCAACGGATTTCCGAGCTGCTCGCCTCCTGCAATAATGGCCGATTCGCTCCTCTCATCTTCGCCCTTATTCCACGCCAACGTCGGAAGAGCAGCATGGTCCGTGAAGGCCTGCACCTTTGCTCTTGGGCTCATGAAATCCATTGCGCTCTTGGTCCAGTATGTCAAGCTTTGGCGCTGACTTCATCACATTCCTCTCTTGTCTTTACCGGACAAGCTCATGTGGTGTTGGATCTCCTCTCGCGAGTATTCATGCTACAATTCTCTGTTCCTTGGATCTACCCCGCCCCATTAGAAGCTCACCTAGAAGATGTGGGATTCCCTATGTATGAAGATCTTCATCTGGCTCGCCCTCCAGGACAGGTGTTGGAGTGTTGACTGCCTCACACGCCGTGGGATTCCTCATCCTTATCCTTAAATCCTTTGTGACCAGAAGACTGGGGACATGCAACACATCCTTGTCGGCTTCTCTTTCTCTCGTCAGGTTTGGCAGGAGGTTGTCTCTTGATTCCGCGCCATTGCTGATCTTTCCTTGACCTGATGTGTCATTCCATGTCTGGTGGGCATCCACCTGCGAGCTTACCCCTTCTGCGGTGCACCAGTGGTTGTCTTCTCTTCCCCTGTTGACCGTGTGGTAGCTTTGGAAGCAACGGAATGTgtttgtctttgagtgttcaacCATCCATCCTGCGCCTCGTCGAGACTATCCAAGAGGAGGCCCACTTATGAACCTGAACTGGAGCCAAGGAGCTTGACCACATGTTACCTGAGACATAGACCTAGGGCACGTAGGGCTGAGCACCCCCTCCTTCTATTCTCCTCTTGCACTTACAGCGCGAGAGTTGCACCCTATATGTCGGGAcctcgattctaagtcacaccgatctagcataagacacatcatatcactttgcggcctcacgtacgGTAACCCACAGCTTCCACCTTTACCTTGACCGGGACCTTTTGTGTCTTTTGGCCACGTATATGATTGtgatgctagcatccatatggcagagaacccgggTCGACATGCCTAGTCGTAAACCAAGATgacacaaacttacagggacaaacatacatgacccagcaatgcacaTGTCGGCCAACAGCGAGTGTAACCGAGCTGTAGCAAGCTATCAGGACTCCGATAAACACCGTGTGACATTTCTCCGTAGGGACAGAAACAGGAGCAAGGAAGGACACATGTCCGTCAATGCATGTGTTCCggatggaagcactaggaggcatttccccataaggaaggctaccaagaataagCAACTATGtgtcaaatcccacacataccaaagcatttcaatagcatacacataatatgctcgatatgtgtagatacaacatggcatcacaacataactctatgactcaaagtatttttTAAGAAGCTCcgaggagccatacatagcatgatAATACAAATatgggtatcatgacccaacatacaagtcatacaagcaacaagcggaaacataaacatgtatgagtacagacgtatgaaaagaaagaaggctagaaagcctgtctatctacaagaccctccgtAGGAACCGGACCTCTGTCTGGGATTCCCAAGCTAATCGTCGAAGCCCAtgtagaactactagtgagactgaagtttcctctgcaaaacataaattaagcaaacgtgagtacaaatgtacccaggaagacttacattagaactcaCTACTTACATCAGTATCAACaatggggtggtggagtttaaccgcAACAAGCCACCTTTGACTCGGTACTATCATGTACTACGACTACCAGTAACTTCTTTGAGGCGAGaaagcgcacatgagtccacatattcaccatatcaatacaccactatggatccaatCCCGTCTCTCTACGAGAAGACCATctatagcactcatgcttatcttgcgcattttagagtatccacttcaagttatctatgaaccatataagctttccaagtagtccatatccgaggacgcggctatccgaATGGAttattaaccctacaggggtgtacttattcacacacgctctcaccacttatcaccatgtacacgtcatgtatctcgacaaccttcaagcggaggcctggcaagggtgtcggccatgacctgactaaccatacaagattctagtccaggtttatcgcctatttgaggTTGTATCTGCAACGGAAGTACAGACGAAGTTTCTATCACGGTCCCAAACGATGAGAGTAGGGTTCCAAAGAGCACCATCCGGGTGTCACTTGGTACACTTTGTCTCTGTgtctctaccacatcatagcccacccgtagggtcagcgctacgcacaacCTCTAACACatcctacaaacaccataaactagttgcaactcctggacagagatcaaggcgattaataagtcgacaGAGCTTGGAGTGCCTAGAgcctaatgtgtggtagtaactgtcttggaccaCAAACACAGAACCCAGTTCCTAAGGATGGTTCCaataagacaacccaccatgtactcctacatggcctctcattgctacctttaccaaatcgtgttcacacacttagctctcaacagtaggacatgttcaccaccatTCCAATCATCCtagatgaatcaaacctgacacaactctaaggatagtaggcataacaagcaagcatgaatgggtgggcacatcatggctcaaacaactcctactcatgttgTGGGTTTTActaattactgtggcaaagacaggtcatgcagaggaatgggttcaactaccacaacatgtaacaactgaaatgttgttgtcctaatgcagtaaaagagagcaagagagagagagagagatagatagagagagagagggggggattgtatcagaatgctcaaagggggtttgcttgcctggcatttcTGAAGATGAAACTTCACTTCATCAGTGTCAAGGATCACAttgtcggaacaacgtctaccgagagggaacaaccaccggcaagcaagatgaaacacaatcaatgcaatgcaaatatatgatgcatgattatgtcatggcaatatgctatgatttgggctaatgcaaaaTGCTACCTTTTTAGTTGAAGTTTATTTGAATCACttgttcaaattcaaactccaaaaGAAGCATTTAAactgccctttaattgatttgacATGATCAACAGGtataagttgctttaacatgcatgaaaatgtcataaacagattcttcatattttcctgttgttttttcatatataatttatttcatttggagttatagttgAAATTCTATgaattttgaagttttgaacattttctggaatttccaattgTTTTGAATTAGAAATGAACCAAAAAAGGAATTTACCGTGTCAGCGTTGCGTCATCACTAGGTCAGCAGTCAACCGAGTTGATCAGGGTCAAAGCTGGCCAGTGGGaccctgtagcgacccgacctcaaacggtcaagtctctgtgcatgaGTGTCATCCCTGGGTCGGTAATGTTGACACGCACAACACTTgagggatttataacagagtttcaatcacacacttattacatcgaatgtctcaaaatagaacttattacaataatatggcttaaggccatctaaataagataacagccgaaggcttggaagataaagtgagtccatcaactccaacggcatagctgagtgaaccacaacgacctagcgcaccttactttttgtctgaaaagtctgcaacatgatatgttgcagcccgaaacgggccagcacatggaatatgctggcaatgtaatgatacgtctctgtcgtatctataatttttgattgttccatgccaatattattcaactttcatatacttttggcaactttttatactattttttgggactaacatattaatccagtgcccagtgccagttcctgtctgttgcatgttttatgtttcgcagaaaccccatatcaaacggagtccaaacgggataaaaatggacggagaattattttggaatatctgtgatttttgggaagtaaaatcaacgcgagacggtgcccgaggtggccacgagacaggggtcCACGCCCACTCCaagtgggcgtgccccccaccctcgtgggcccctcgtaaggcagttgatgcccttctttggtcgcaagaaagctaatttttggaaaaagatctgggcgaaggtttcaatccaatcggagttacagatctccggatatagAAGAAATGGTGCCAGGGTAGAATACCAAAACGCAGAaacggagagagacagagagatagatccaatctcggaggggctctcgcccctcccacgccatgggagcaaaggaccagaggggaaacccttctcccatctagggagaaggtcaatgaagaagaagaagaaggggggctctctcccccttgcttccggtggcgctggaacaccGCCGGGGTCCATCATCATcgccgcaatcttcaccaacaacttcaccgccttcatcaccaactcttcccccctctatgcagtagtgtaacccctctcttacccgttgtaatctctacttaaacatggtgctcaatgctatatattatttcccaatgatgtatggctatcttatgatgtttgagtagatccgttttgtcctatgggttaattgatgatcgtgattggtttgagttgcatgttttattattgttgctatcctatggtgccctccatgtcgcgcaagcgtgagggatccccgctgtagggtttgcactatgttcatgatttgcttatggtgggtggcgtgagtgaacagaagcacaaacccgagtaagtaggttgtttgcgtatgggataaaggggacttgatgctttaatgctatggttgttgggtaacgtagcagaaattcaaaattttcctacgtaacaccaagatctatctatggagagaccagcaacgagtagaaaggggagtgcatctacatacccttgtagattgctaagcggaagcgttcaagtgaacggggttgatggagtcgtactcgtcgtgattcagatcaccgatgatcctagtgccgaacggacggcacctccgcgttcaacacacgtacagctcgacgatgtctcccacgccttgatccagcaaggagagagggagaggttgaggaagactccatccagcagcagcacaacggcgtggtggtgatggaggagcgtggcaatcctgcagggcttcgccaagcacctacgggagaggaggaggtgtcacgggagggagggaggcgccaagggctcaggtatggatgccctccctcccctccactatatataggggcaggggagaggggggaggcgcagccttgccccttcctccaaggaaggggtgcggctaagagggggggaggagtccatcctccccaaggcacctcggaggtgccttcccctttaggactctcccctttttcctatatcttggcgcatgggcctctaggggctggtgcccttggcccatgtaggccaaggcgcaccccctacagcccatgtggccccccggggcaggtggccccacccggtgggcccccgggacccttccggtggtcccggtacaataccgatgaccccgaaacttgtcccgatggccgaaacaggacttcctatatataaatctttacctccggaccattccggaactcctcgtgacgtccgggatctcatccgggactccgaacaacattcggtaaccacatacaaacttcctttataaccctagcgtcatcgaaccttaagtgtgtagaccctacgggttcgggagacatgcagacatgaccgagatgttctccggtcaataaccaacagcgggatctggatacccatgttggctcccacatgttccacgatgatctcatcggatgaaccacgatgtcaaggactcaatcgatcccgtatacaattccctttgtctagcggtatggtacttgcccgagattcgatcgtcggtataccgataccttgttcaatctcgttaccggcaagtctctttactcgttccgtaacacatcatcccgtgatcaaccccttggtcacattgtgcacattatgatgatgtcctaccgagtgggcccagagatacctctccgtttacacggagtgacaaaatcccaatctcgattcgtgccaacccaacagacactttcagagatacccgtagtgtacctttatagccacccagttacgttgtgacgtttggcacacccaaagcactcctacggtatccgggagttgcacaatctcatggtctaaggaaatgatacttgacattagaaaagctttagcatacgaactacatgatcttgtgctaggcttaggattgggtcttgtccatcacatcattctcctaatgatgtgatcccgttatcaacgacatccaatgtccatggtcaggaaaccgtaaccatctattgattaacgagctagtcaactagagg comes from Triticum aestivum cultivar Chinese Spring chromosome 5B, IWGSC CS RefSeq v2.1, whole genome shotgun sequence and encodes:
- the LOC123111726 gene encoding pentatricopeptide repeat-containing protein At4g02750; amino-acid sequence: MLPSRHLRAAVRQRSHRPPAAGEAFSGKLDADVIRRNKAITVHMRAGRVGEAERLFDAMPSRSTSTYNAMLAGYASNGRLPVALSLFRSIPRPDTFSYNTLLHALAVSSSLTDARSLFDQMPVKDSVTYNVMISSHANHGLVSLARKYFDLAPEKDAVSWNGMLAAYVRNGRVQEARELFNSRTEWDAISWNALMAGYVQLGRMAEAQELFDRMPQRDVVSWNTMVSGYARGGDMVEARRMFDMAPVRDVFTWTAVVSGYAQNGMLEDARMVFDAMPERNPVSWNAMVAAYVQRRMMEKAKELFDIMPCRNVASWNTMLTGYAQAGMLDEARAVFDMMPQKDAVSWAAMLAAYAQGGFSEETLQLFIKMGRCGEWVNRSAFACLLSTCADIAALECGMQLHGRLIKAGYGLGRFVGNALLAMYFKCGNMEDARNAFEQMEDRDAVSWNTVIAGYARHGFGKEALEVFDMMRATSTKPDDITLVGVLAACSHSGLVEKGISYFYSMHRDFGVTAKPEHYTCMIDLLGRAGRLDEAQGLMKDMPFEPDATMWGALLGASRIHRNSELGKSAAEKIFELEPENAGMYVLLSNIYASSGKWRDVGKMRVMMEDRGVKKVPGFSWMEVQNKVHTFSVGDCVHPEKEKIYAFLEDLDMRIKKAGYVSATEMVLHDVEDEEKEHMLKYHSEKLAVAYGILNIPVGRPIRVIKNLRVCGDCHNAFKYISAIEGRLIILRDSNRFHHFRDGSCSCGDYW